tttttattttatatatttttttttatttttattattttttttattaattattattatttattttattttatttatttatttattttattatttttgataaaatatcagTTTTATCAAgctccaacatttttttgttttccgcATTTTTCTCCAACATTTTTACCGcactttttcttcgaaatgcggtaaaaaatataaaaaaataaaatatttaatattaaaatatgtattataattgaaaaaataattattttctatttatttatttttttttattttttttttaattttttaaaaaaaaatatttgataaaatttaataattaaattaattaatcaattaattaataaaaaaatatattaaaaaataaattattaaataattatttttaaaaaataataaaaattaagataaaaataattttgaaaaaaattaaaatttaatgattcataatttgaactttaaaaaatattatgaatttaactttaaaaaaatcacaattaatCACGTTTTTTTGAGGGAATTCCCtcgtaaataaaacaaaagtttttttttaaatatttttttctaagatgTCATCAAAAAGGTGCTAATTGTTCTTTTTAACGCAatactaataaattttgtctcattttaaattagtgTTAATGACTCATTCAACGCAGAATCGCATCGAAACCCataaaaaatgacgaattaAACCGACGGATGGTCAACGATGATATAAAAGTTGATAAGTAAATTCTTCTcggttattaaaataatgtacatgtgcttaaattaaatattttgtgtacgATCTTCTGTCGTTATaagaatttatgaatttcattCGGTCATTGAGACGACACAATGCTTACCAAACGGAGATGCCTCAGTGCCTTAGATAAGTGCATGACAGCTGACTTGAGTCGCATTGTCCATCTTTGTGGATAATTAGGcggaaatatttgtttaaatatttacatattccctattcaaaaatgaaagtCAAGTGCATCATAATAATGACGCGGGTATCGTgcgattttaattaagtttcaaGTATCTTCCCTGAAGATCATTCGTTGCATGCACTTACAATGTAACAAAAGCATAGTTATGCAATTTTCGCgcgaacttgaattttttgaataatttttttaatgcattttcaaGTAAAACGAAACGCTTGTTAAAGTTACTTTCAACGCATCTCGTTCAATTGATTGGAAAAATATGTGAAGATGtggtttgttaaataaatagattCTTAGAAAATTCCTGTGGGAAAACGAAATGACATGTCGAATGCCTTGAACCTGACAAAAAGTATTTTGTCTAGACAATTGATGACATAAATCCGTTTCGttgtacatatttattttaatttgtacgAAACGCAAAAATATCGAGACGACTACGGAAttaaagacaaacaaaagttTGATTCGTTCAcctttttgtggaaaatcgtTTAATGTGGCTTTAAAAGTAAAACAGAACGGAATCTAATTAAAggagattattttattttaagattcgTCTGATGATGAACGTTTAATGTGGTGAAAGTTTAGTCCAGTTCAGAGTTTGTTTTAAAGATTAACTctttaaataatgatttttacatgtatttgattgaaattcgttttaaaatattactttaaaaaatttttaaaatatttttttactaaatcttTTGGATCAGTTTTGACTCCAAAAgagactacaaaaaaaaaataaaataaattattttttatttaaaaaaaatttttgaaaactcaGTActatattttatctttttttgttgggTCATAAATACGGTCAactttaaagttgaaatttatttgtagtTACTTGAACAATAAGTGTCGAAACGtcgcataaaaataaaataaattgtgaaaataacaacaaaaaagcattttttgacctaaaaaacccaacaaaaaaagataaaattgaaacaaaaaaggccacgaaaaaagttaattactgAAAATTCAGTACGACAAAAATTCTccgttttgttaaaaaaaaattattttgattcatttaaaaatatatttgatgtttcaaaaagtttttacaatttaaataaaatttcaattttaagatatttttaaagtaaaaattgttttttttttattttttaaactttgaggaaatttatattaaaattctattaagtAAATGcataaaagcaaataaatatcttataatgtaaaaagttaaattttttgataattttagtagATTTGGCCTTatgccaaaattttaattgcaatcaattaattaattttcaatagcTTAATGCTTTTAgacaaatttacattaaattcacattttttgataatttcttacaatttttcaaaatttaatgttttttttacatatttagatttattgaaaacaattaacaattttctacttattttcattaaaatctttcacagacgttaaattttaaattttttatagaaaaataataaagagcaAGTTGAAAATGAGACATCAATTCCacgaaataaataacaaattttctgtctgtttaattttcatcattttatcgaTTCATCCTTAATCTCTCTATATCTCCTTGTAAacctgcaaagaaaaaaatatatcgacCAACCAATCAACCATCCGATCAAAACGATACAGAAAAACCTTGTAACTTATCGATATAATCGCGTTTTTGTTCATATACCTTTGATTTTTTCCGTGTTTGCTCAAAAAGTGAAACATAGACACAAgatatatgagaaaaaaatatttacaaaaaaaaacaggaatcAACATCTGACGTTAAACGTTGACAAATATTATGACGAGAGTAATTGATTTTTaccctaaaataaataaaagtgattttttaaaagttaaatcaggtcacaattttcacattttaagaaaatgctcggttaatgtaatttaacgtgtgaataagaaataaattgtCTCGACATTAAAACTTgacaataaattgataaataataataataaaaggggAGCAAATTTCATATGTGTatcacaatttaatttactcaCAACTTTTCAATGGGAAAATAAATGAtgtgtaaaatataaataataattttattacattataaaTGCCTCTTAACAatactaaataattttctttcaactcGTATTAACCTtggcattaaatatttaaaaactcgTGAATTTTAAATGCTTTAATAGCAGAAATTCTCACCGCACAAATACGACGAACGGTTACTATAGAGTTACCTTTAAGAGGATTTTAAGTTGCAATTTGATGTAATCCTTAGTCACTTTACAATGAGAAGAACAAGAGAAGAAAGTTTGTGTATAATAGCGACTTTATTACTATGGAATCAAAAGGAAAATCCACAAGTCGTTTATCTGATTCCCCAAgtgtaattaataaattcccTTCCAAGTATTTATGCGATTTGCAGATAGATTTGTAATGTTTAGTAGAGCAGCAtcaaagttaatattttaccTTCGGtcgagatttaattttttttacgtttacgTTTTTAAGGAAAGGAAGTAGCATAAGGAGTTTTAacggatttttaatattttcttttttttttgggttaaatCATTTCACCTGACTgcttttcgttttattttgacGGTTAAACATGAACTTTGTTTCATCCATGATTTTATCTCTTCTTTTTCAGTAGGAGCTAAGAGCCGTTATGCAACCAACAACAAACCCCGAGGCGCAGATACACCATGGGGCTGCAACAAACAACAGTTCAGGCAGCCCAATGGATAATGCAGCCCAATCGCACACTGCAACGGACGAAGGAACATGGGGTACCATAAAGACGTGGATGATACGCTGGCGTGGCTCCAGGCGTCTCGTCCTCGTAATTGTGGCGATAGCTCTACTGCTCGATAATATGCTTTTAACTGTAGTTGGTAAGTAAACATCTTCccttttttataacaatttacagaaaaacttACAGAACTCAAGTGAAAGAAGAGTGAAATCAAACACGAAGCCGGAatcgaattttctttttgcaaaACTTTCCTCTTTACACTTTTATGTCATCAAAAGTCAtgcaaaaaagcgaaaaaatgtgaattgcaTCATTTAAAAGAACTCAATTGTTCCGCGgtacaaaagaaagaaagaataaaaagtgaaaatgtcatcaaagtcgattattaaataaagaaaagtgcCACTTTTGCCATTAACTAGCAAAAATATGCAGAGAAAAAGGAAGTagcaaaatgaaataaaagttaaaagaaaCGATCTAACAACTGTTGAATGTCTGAAAAGGTGCagtgaaatgaaaaatgtggtaaaaaagtacaataattacacaaaaaattgactaaagTGAAGCAATTATTACCTAATGTgagctaaaaaaaagaaattcgaatcaatttcattttctcttacatttaaatttaagattagTTTCgtgatttattcaaaaagtcaaaagtggTCATGAATTAATGGTAATAAATGATGGTAAAAACCCGTTTTTGATTAGATTCTGTTTACATTgggaaagaaaaagaaaattcagagCAAGGATCTTACCCACTTAAGAGAGAATGAAAAATAGTTCAGCAATCAATGCGTAGATAAACAAAGGAATCATTTACAAGAACAAGACAAGGtgttaaataaaacatgacttttgtagaaaaattgtcGGTAGCCCTTGTtctattgtattttttctaatgCATTTCAAAgagttttgagaaaaaattgttacagtACATAAAGTCTGTCCGTGATAAcaaatgaaagtaaaaaaatcaaattattacaaatgGTTTCTAttgaagtattaaaaaatgtatttgaataattacgaaaaatcatatgacacaaaatttttaatttatgaaaaaattaacaagcaTTCTTAAACAATGGTTATTTTGGattgaatttttggatttaGTCAAATTCCAACAAATGGGTCTGATGATATTTGGCTGTTTCGGTTAATTATGCCTCGTTAGAAGTTCTCGTTAGAAGATCTTGAACACCATAACGTAAACAGTTTGATCCACAAATGTTGTCCAATTAAAGATGAATTTACATATTATGCGAGAAAATTATGCAGCTTACAATGGATAATAATATTGGCAAACCGACTTGACTATCCAAAATGTGTTTAAATAATAGCGAAAACACTTCTAAAAACGATGCATAACTAACTAACCATTTAGATGAAAAACTGAGTTTCTTATATGATAGTAACattgttattaataaatgaagGCAATCCGAAACTCAATAGATGACAAAGAAGAAACGATTCGGCAACAGAAAAGTCTGCTATTTATAGTTCCAGCAAATGACTTTCGACGCTTAATATACACGAGAAGAAGCATCATTCTAAAGAAAACCATAATAgaatttcagaaattaaaagaTGCGAACTTCATGAGCGTACATAAAGACTTAACGTGACTAACTTACAAAACCTCaggaattttgaaatattgtttGACTAACTGAATActaaaatgcgctcaaatcaTACTCTcacgcaaatttttatttactcaagttttttttcgtataaatacTAAAAGAAGCATAAAATGTACTTTCCTCACGATTTACTCACAGACAATTTCCaacaatattcaatttaatgttGGATGATGGAGAAGAGGTGTGTGTGATGAAGTGTGAGAAAGTAGAACAAATGTCTTCAACAAGTAGATggcgatgatgataaaataaaagcaaaatcaTTTCAATATTCCCCGATACTTTGGGGAAGGGGTGGCAAAAGAAAACCGAAGAAGATGAAAgcgacaaaagaaaataaagtgaaataaatcaaagcagaggtaaaattgaataaaattagttgAGATTTATTTCAATGGTCCAAATTGCTAATGTAGTGAGGTTAAACGTTCAATCAAACAcccaaatttgaattttcttcatttttctctttccTTCAAAGTACTTGACAGCAAAAAAAACCTCATGAATTAATTCGATGAGTGCCTCAAGTACATAGCTGGACAACAATAAAAGGCAGTATTCAatcttgttcttttttttacgaacTTCTAATACATTTAACATAATTGTACTTTTATGTCATGTCAACCAATAAGTAGCAGCTTGTGTAAATGTTGAAATGATAATGAATGAGGGGTGCGTGATTTCTTTTCCCTTCGTCTTATTTTTGCTTCGTCGTCGGTGTCATGTGTGTCGAACGAAGGTAACTTCTTCGACGACTCCAGACAATGTGCAGTAAttctattaaataaacaatctaaattaattgatgCTTAAAGAGTTTGAAAAGTTTGTtccattcaattaaaaaacgaattttttcacaGTTCCCATTATTCCTGAATTTTTGTATGACATTCGGCATCCGGATGCACCGTTATCCTCCTTTCCCAAGACTCCGCCGCCTCCAACGCCAGCTCCGGGATGTAATGATGCGCCACAGAGCGATCTTACGACATTGGGCTACGGTATGAACTTCCcgtctgaattttttttcgatgaaaaatgttgaaaaattgatttttacagaaaattccAGTTGGTATGCCGAACGTGAGGAACGACACAAAGAACTTGTTGAGGAAACGGTCGAAGTTGGAGTCATGTTTGCATCCAAGGCATTCGTACAATTGTTGGCAAATCCAATTGTGGGGTGAGTGTTTTGTccttaatcgatttttttttttggtttatgtgtttatttttaaacttcttcTTAAAGTAAGTTAAGTAAATAGAAATAATCTcaagtttttttgtgtttttccgttttaaatttgtatgacAGACCATTGACAAACAAGATTGGATACAGTATACCGATGTTTTGCGGTTTTGTTGTGATGTTTTTCTCGACTATCAGTGAGTATCtttctttaaattcaaaattttgtcgtgTCGATgagatgaaaataatgaaaaatttcgtgtTTACTTGTCTTTAATCAGTTTTCGCATTTGGACGAACGTACACGGTGCTTTTTATAGCGCGTGCTTTGCAGGGAATTGGTTCGTCGTGTTCATCGGTGTCTGGAATGGGAATGTTAGCAGATCGTTTCACGGATGACAAGGAACGGGGTAATGCGATGGGTGTTGCGTTGGGCGGTTTGGCCTTGGGTGTTCTCATTGGACCTCCGTTTGGCGGAATTATGTATgaatttgtaagttttttcatctaaaatcttaaaaaaatcatttaaaatcgaaaaatgtaTCAACAGGTAGGAAAATCCGCACCTTTCTTGATTTTATCGGCACTCGCATTACTAGATGGTCTCCTGCAGTTGATTATGTTGCAACCTTCAATCCAAGCGCCGCAGACAGTAGAACCTCCAACACTTAAATCTCTCATTTCCGATCCTTATATTTTGGTAGCGAGTGGAGCCATTACCTTTGCCAACATGGGAATTGCGATGTTGGAGCCGTCACTTCCGatttggtaagaaatttttaatttttttctcaatttttgacctaaaatttaatttttttttttaggatgatGGATCGAATGGGCGCCAGTAGATGGGAACAAGGAGTAACATTCTTACCTGCATCGATCAGTTACTTAATCGGAACGAACTTATTTGGACCTTTAGGACACAAAATTGGTCGATGGCTCGCAGCAATGTTGGGTCTCATCATAATCGGCATCTGTTTACTTTGTGtaagtttcatttttcaaattaaaaaatattttttttatcaagaaaatttaatttttagatcccAATGGCTACATCAATGAACCACTTGATTCTCCCGAATGCTGGATTAGGCTTCGCTATCGGTATGGTAGACTCTTGTATGATGCCAGAACTCGGATATTTGGTAGATATTCGGCATTCAGCGGTTTATGGAAGCGTTTATGCCTTGGGAGATGTCGCTTTTTGTCTTGGATTTGCGATTGGACCTGCGCTcaggtaaaaaattcttaaaaaaaatattttttcgaataaaaaaattaatattttgtacaaaaaaatagcgGTACCTTGGTAAACAGCATCGGTTTCGAATGGATGTTGGTAGGAATAGCCTTCTTATGTTTCTGTTATGCGCCGTTATTGCGATTCCTCAAGAATCCGCCGACGCGCGAAGAGAAAAAGGTAGGTCCAGGCGTAGATAATCCCGCGATGACATCTGATATGAACACTATGGAAATGGCAAAatcgataaataataatattgacaCTGCCGGCGACTCGacgaaactttaaaattgttagattttaattttattttaagttaaattgaattttatttttagaaattttagttaaatttgttGGGtaggtttatttatttttaattttatagttcCTTAgtatgtattattattttaattgttaacgaaaattattatgtgaataaatattttatattattattttaaatttttgtgtttttatttaatttttatttaattttaaaaataaaaaaaaaaataattaataaaattactaaaaaaaaataattaaaattaaatttaaataaaactaattttttaattaatttttttattatattcaaaaatttaattaaaaaatatttaattattttttttttttaatgtttctccttttttatttaaattaattttttttattatttttttaatttaaataattttattgaataaaaaaactttaaactattcttcaaattttttaaattttatataaaaaaattaaataaaaaatttttttagtcactAATTGTTGGCGAAAGATCAGCCGTGCGTTATGTCACCTACCAAAACGAGGAGGATGACGAATAGGATTCGGTTaaccaaaacaacaacaacaactttacACAAATTGTTCAACAAGATCCTCTACTTGAAGATTACGAAGTACTTGATGATTTGTagccacaaaaaataaaccaagAACAAAAAACTGATAATCTCACAAAATACCCACAATTGAATCGTCTttgtttctcataattttattaacaaacaaaaatatacaaaataattaaaggaaTTGTAAATTGCATCACATGGACGTAACAAACCACGAAAGAATCacagtaagaaaaaaaaataaataattcacttGTTAATCAAAATGCacttaatatatataaaaatgcacacacacaaacactaaTAAACATATTAATATACTCGTATTacatcattatcattattattattttattgccatATGATTACATTGTTACTGCACCAcagattaaataataaatgcacatta
The sequence above is drawn from the Culicoides brevitarsis isolate CSIRO-B50_1 chromosome 1, AGI_CSIRO_Cbre_v1, whole genome shotgun sequence genome and encodes:
- the LOC134836905 gene encoding synaptic vesicular amine transporter isoform X1 — its product is MELYDRKELRAVMQPTTNPEAQIHHGAATNNSSGSPMDNAAQSHTATDEGTWGTIKTWMIRWRGSRRLVLVIVAIALLLDNMLLTVVVPIIPEFLYDIRHPDAPLSSFPKTPPPPTPAPGCNDAPQSDLTTLGYENSSWYAEREERHKELVEETVEVGVMFASKAFVQLLANPIVGPLTNKIGYSIPMFCGFVVMFFSTIIFAFGRTYTVLFIARALQGIGSSCSSVSGMGMLADRFTDDKERGNAMGVALGGLALGVLIGPPFGGIMYEFVGKSAPFLILSALALLDGLLQLIMLQPSIQAPQTVEPPTLKSLISDPYILVASGAITFANMGIAMLEPSLPIWMMDRMGASRWEQGVTFLPASISYLIGTNLFGPLGHKIGRWLAAMLGLIIIGICLLCIPMATSMNHLILPNAGLGFAIGMVDSCMMPELGYLVDIRHSAVYGSVYALGDVAFCLGFAIGPALSGTLVNSIGFEWMLVGIAFLCFCYAPLLRFLKNPPTREEKKVGPGVDNPAMTSDMNTMEMAKSINNNIDTAGDSTKL
- the LOC134836905 gene encoding synaptic vesicular amine transporter isoform X3, coding for MELYDRKELRAVMQPTTNPEAQIHHGAATNNSSGSPMDNAAQSHTATDEGTWGTIKTWMIRWRGSRRLVLVIVAIALLLDNMLLTVVVPIIPEFLYDIRHPDAPLSSFPKTPPPPTPAPGCNDAPQSDLTTLGYENSSWYAEREERHKELVEETVEVGVMFASKAFVQLLANPIVGPLTNKIGYSIPMFCGFVVMFFSTIIFAFGRTYTVLFIARALQGIGSSCSSVSGMGMLADRFTDDKERGNAMGVALGGLALGVLIGPPFGGIMYEFVGKSAPFLILSALALLDGLLQLIMLQPSIQAPQTVEPPTLKSLISDPYILVASGAITFANMGIAMLEPSLPIWMMDRMGASRWEQGVTFLPASISYLIGTNLFGPLGHKIGRWLAAMLGLIIIGICLLCIPMATSMNHLILPNAGLGFAIGMVDSCMMPELGYLVDIRHSAVYGSVYALGDVAFCLGFAIGPALSGTLVNSIGFEWMLVGIAFLCFCYAPLLRFLKNPPTREEKKSLIVGERSAVRYVTYQNEEDDE
- the LOC134836905 gene encoding synaptic vesicular amine transporter isoform X2, which produces MQPTTNPEAQIHHGAATNNSSGSPMDNAAQSHTATDEGTWGTIKTWMIRWRGSRRLVLVIVAIALLLDNMLLTVVVPIIPEFLYDIRHPDAPLSSFPKTPPPPTPAPGCNDAPQSDLTTLGYENSSWYAEREERHKELVEETVEVGVMFASKAFVQLLANPIVGPLTNKIGYSIPMFCGFVVMFFSTIIFAFGRTYTVLFIARALQGIGSSCSSVSGMGMLADRFTDDKERGNAMGVALGGLALGVLIGPPFGGIMYEFVGKSAPFLILSALALLDGLLQLIMLQPSIQAPQTVEPPTLKSLISDPYILVASGAITFANMGIAMLEPSLPIWMMDRMGASRWEQGVTFLPASISYLIGTNLFGPLGHKIGRWLAAMLGLIIIGICLLCIPMATSMNHLILPNAGLGFAIGMVDSCMMPELGYLVDIRHSAVYGSVYALGDVAFCLGFAIGPALSGTLVNSIGFEWMLVGIAFLCFCYAPLLRFLKNPPTREEKKVGPGVDNPAMTSDMNTMEMAKSINNNIDTAGDSTKL